Proteins found in one Heptranchias perlo isolate sHepPer1 chromosome 23, sHepPer1.hap1, whole genome shotgun sequence genomic segment:
- the LOC137341339 gene encoding uncharacterized protein, protein MSPAPSRKSPVSSPQSQVPSLQPPVASPQSPAPSRKSPVSSPQSQVPSLQPPVASPQSPAPSRKSPVSSPQSQVPSLQPPVASPQSPAPSRKSPVPSRLSPVPSSSS, encoded by the coding sequence ATGTCTCCAGCCCCCAGTCGCAAGTCCCCAGTCTCCAGCCCCCAGTCGCAAGTCCCCAGTCTCCAGCCCCCAGTCGCAAGTCCCCAGTCTCCAGCCCCCAGTCGCAAGTCCCCAGTCTCCAGCCCCCAGTCGCAAGTCCCCAGTCTCCAGCCCCCAGTCGCAAGTCCCCAGTCTCCAGCCCCCAGTCGCAAGTCCCCAGTCTCCAGCCCCCAGTCGCAAGTCCCCAGTCTCCAGCCCCCAGTCGCAAGTCCCCAGTCTCCAGCCCCCAGTCGCAAGTCCCCAGTGCCTAGTCGTTTGTCCCCAGTCCCCAGCTCCAGCTCCTAG